The Eubalaena glacialis isolate mEubGla1 chromosome 3, mEubGla1.1.hap2.+ XY, whole genome shotgun sequence nucleotide sequence gatatatactctgaagtgggattgctgggtcgtatggtagttctatttttaattttttttgaggcatttatttaagataaaaaaatcaGTCTGTCTTACAGGGGCAAAGGGAAATAAACAGTAGAGGTGATCTGTGACAATATTTGTTGCCCACTGAGATCGCCTGAGAACCTAAAAAACCGAGCTTCCCTCTTCTGAGGCTCTGGACAACTGTGATTTCTGTTGTACTCTACCACTCGCTTCAGACTTCAGACTGTCCTCCTGGCATTGAGGTGCTCTCCACCCCTGCCCGGGTGCGAGGTATCTGCCATCCTTTGTTCTATCTTGAGTTCTCTTGTAGGAACGACTGTTCCAAGATCATTCACCAGAGGACCAACGTGGTGCCCTTTGACCTGGTGCCCCACGAGGATGGCGTGGATGTGGCCGTGCGGGTCCTGAAGCCCCTGGACTCGCTGGATCTGGGCCTGGAGACGGTGTACGAGAAGTTCCACCCCTCCGTCCAGTCCTTCACGGACGTCATCGGCCACTACATCAGCGGGGAGCGGCCCAAGGGCGTCCAGGAGACCGAGGAGATGCTGAAGGTGGGGGCCACCCTCACGGGGGTGGGCGAGCTGGTCCTGGACAGCAACTCCATCCGCCTGCAGCCCCCCAAGCAGGGCATGCAGTACTACCTGAGCAGCCAGGACTTCGACAGCCTGCTGCAGAGGCAGGAGTCCAGCGTCAGGCTCTGGAAGGTCCTGACGCTGGTGTTCGGCTTTGCCACGTGCGCTACCCTCTTCTTCATCCTCCGGAAGCAGTATGTGCAGCGGCGAGAGCGACTGCGCCTCCAGCAGATGGAGGAGGAGTTCCGGGAGCACGAGGCGCAGCTGCTGAGCCGAGCCAACCCCGAGGACCGGGAGAGTCTGAAGAACGCCTGCGTTGTGTGCCTGAGCAGCCTGCGGTCTTGCGTCTTCCTGGAGTGCGGGCACGTGTGTTCCTGTGCCGAGTGCTACCGCGCCTTGCCGGAGCCCAAGAGGTGCCCCATCTGCAGGCAGGCGATCACCCGGGTGATTCCCTTGTACAACAGCTAATGGTCTCGAGGCCCCACAGTGAGACCCCCGCCCCGCTTCAGGGCTGTTTATCTCGAGGCCTTTAGAAGAGCAGTGGTGGGCGGCTGTCATCTCACAGCCCCAGCAGCAGAGGGCGGCCTTTCCAACGTGCAGGGGACCTTTTCCGGCACCGAGCACGGACCCACAGCCCCACCCTGGGGCGGGCGTCCCTTCCCTGGAGCCCCGAGCGCGCGTGGCTGAGGACAGCTCACTGCTCAAGCGCCAAAGTCAGTGGCCTCCGGCTTTTCTGTTCTGGTGTCTTCTCGTCCTTTCTGGTGAGCTGTCGGTTCCTGCGGACTTGAGCCTTGAATGACTCGGCCAGAGGGGAGGCAAAGCTGCCTTGCGGAGCTGCTTCTGAAGAGACTGCCGCGGTCCTCCTCCCCCTTGCGTACAGCCCGGAAAAACGTTGTCAGGCTGGGCGCGTCACTCGAGTCCCTTTCCCTCACCTGCTGGCCTCCTACCTGTGCGCACACGTGTGTCAGGACAAAGGGAAGTGAAATCCTGCATCTGCCCTCTGCCTAACAGGGCAGGACTCCAGTCAGAATGGAGAGAGGTCATTTGCGGGGGGCACTTGGAGCGGTGCCCATTCAGTGATCCCCGTGGCAGTGAGGATGGGGCCGCTTAGCTGCAGCCCTCCTGGGGCCACCATGGACCTAACGAGAGGGCCACCAGAGCACGTGTCCGCCCTGACTTGGAACTCCCGAGGCCTGAGCGGGCTGAGGGCTGGCTCTGGTTTTCCCCGAGGAAGCAGTAAGGACACTGCTGCCCCAGCCTCGGGCTTTCTCAGCTTCTCTCCAAGGCTGGCACCGCGGAAAAGTAGTAGCCAGCGTCCTGAGCGCAGAGCCTCTCCAGGCCCCCCTGCCCACCACTGAAAAGTTCACATGCCGTGGGTGTAATCACACCGCCCTTCTCACAGTCCTCACCCCTCAGCTGTCCCGCTTGAGTTGGTGAGTGTGGAGAAGTGGGGGAGCCTCTCACCACCTCTGAGTGTCCAGGGGCACGTGCATGGCActttcctctcccccttccctggcTTTGAATATCCATGCTCGATCCTCCTTTGTGCGGGGGAGATGGGGGCGCTCTCAGGGGCCTGGCGCCGGTTCTCTGCACGTCCAGCATGGATGGCACAAATAAAAGACTTTATAGCCACGTGTCAGCCTCTTGCTTTGAATGAGAGTTCAGCGGCTAGGCTGAAGCTGCCCTGGGATGGGATTGAATCCTGTTATGGTGGAATGAGCTGGGGACCTGGAGGCCTCTGTGTGTCCTTCCTTGGCTGCAAGGTGGTGCAGTTTGCTGATGCTGAAGCACGGGGGGTGCTGGGGGGTGCTGGGGGCTCTCCGGTCAGCCTGAGAGAGGGCCACCCCGGAGACATGCCCGCAGGTCATGCCTGGCCTCGCTGAGTCGTCTTTGAAGACATCTGTGCTGACATCCTGAACACAGGCAGTGGGATTTCACCTGTTGGGAGAATGGGACAGGGGTGTTGGGGACAGCAGGGAGGACACTAGCATAGGAACCGGATGCTCTTTCAGACTTTAATTTCGTAGTAAGTCGATCCTCACAAGACCCTGCAGGCTCTCATGGCATCTCatcctacagatgaggaagcaggccCCGAGGGGGGATGTTCACTGGGTCAAGGACACACAGCCTgtaaaggtgggggtggggtccacATTTAAACTCCAAGCTGCTTCAGACCCCTGACCCTCCTGCTCACCGGCGGTGGGGCTAACGGGTCCCTCAGTGCTCCCGGGAACGCCCCACAAGGTGCTGGTGCCCCACGTCAGTGGACGAGGCCACACTGCGGAGGAGGAGGCGGACGTGAGAACCCACTTGCCCATGCTGAGTCCTGTCCAGGGAGGCGGTAAGACCCTGGCTTTACACATAGGTGTCAGGGAGCGGGCAGGGTGAGAGGGGGGACTGATGGGGCTGACCTCTGAGCATCTCAAAGCATCTGCCGTTTTCCTCTGTCCTTTCAACAAACACTTTGAAAGAGGGTCCAGGTTTTAGAGGATGAATGAGCTGCCTGTGTGTGGGGACGTGGGGGGCTTATGTGCTAATCTGTCAGAGTTCAGCCCTTGGCATTAGATTCCATGAGTAGATCTGATCAAGTGATGGAAAAGCAGCAAAGGCAGCCTGCCCTTACCCCGGTCTGACTCAAATCCTGGGCAGACTAATTCTGTGTGGAGTGTTCCTCCAAGTGGAGTTGAGTTACCCGTCGTGGGAGACACAGGAGCAGCACCGTCTCTGCCTCAGGAAGTGGCAGCTGGTTGGGAACACGAACACACATGTACCCAGATTCCGGATCTGAGGTCCACGCTCGGTCCTAGCCTGGCTGGGCTGAGACTGCCCCATGCTCTCCATCACCCGTGCCAGTTCCCACCTTCCATTTAAGGAGCCTCATCACCAGCAGGGTTGAAGGGGCTTAAACCGATCCATGGGACTGAGGCTGGGGGTTGGTGGTGACTTGGAGACAAGGAACTGACCATGGGATTGTTGTGAATTTTGACTCAACCCTTATGTTCAGCCTCTAATCCTAGGCAGACAGCATTAGGCAGGGATCATCTTGAGTAATTGCTCCTGGTGTTTTGAAATTCTGTGCGAAGCACTTGATAAGCATGAATGCTTGCAGTCCTGCAAAGTGGGTATAGTTccccccattttacaagtgagaagaGCGAGCTCCAGCAGGGTTACATTTTGCCTACAGCCACGCATAGTCATGAGCCTGGCGATGTTAGACTCTCCAGGTATCAGGTATGTTTCTAAGATTTAGGGCGAACCAGCAGGGGAGGCTATATCACCCCTTTTTACAGCTTATGTGATTTGCTCAAGGCTATCAGGGTCTGACTATAAAGCCCTTTGCCTTTAGTCACATCGAAGCTGAGAGGCTAAGAGGGGAAATTGTTCAAGCAACAACTGAGTATTATAGACACACAGCGTTTTCGAAGCCAGTCAGCACCTTGACAATCACCAGTCACATCCCCTGGTTTTATAGACCACAGGTTGAGGCTTATCCTGGTGGAGCAGGAGCCAGAAGGCAGGTCTTTGGAATCCTAATTCATTCAGAATGGTGATGTAAaattcaaaaagcaaacaacatgaCAAACTAGGCCAATCTCTGACACCCTTTGCAACCCTGGTCCTAGGCTGGGTGTGGACAGATCTGATGCAGATGGTCCTGCAGGGCCTCGCGAATGCTCAGAGGAAGAGGCTGTCAGGTTTGGTATCCTTGCTGGGCATTTATTCATCTCAGAGACATTTGCTAAATGTGTATTCTGTGCCTGGGGACGCAGAAACAAATGTGAtgcagttcctgccctcaaaggGCTCAGAATTGTCTTTTACTGTGTCCTCATTGTTTGAAAACGACTAAGCCCCACGGGATGGGTGGGTGACTCTCGGCTGTTGGAGTGTTTGTGGTTCACAGGATATCGCAGCTGGGATGGCCTTTGAGATTAGCCTGGTTAGAGCAGATTCCCTGACCATTCAAAATAAAGCAACCAAGGGCAGGATATCACTGCTGAAAGGGAGCCAAACAGAGAACACCTACCCCACAGAGCCTAGGATGATCTATTTAAAACACCAATCTGACCACGTCCCTCTTCTGCTTGAAGTCCTTCCCCAGGCTCCCTTTCACCTCCAGGGTCCAGCCCTGGTTCCTCCAAGGCATATGAAGGCATGTGACCCAGCCCTTGGCCACCTCTCCAAGCCTCTCCATATCCGTCTCTCTCACACTTGTGGCTCCAGCCACACCGAGCCGATGAGCTTCCTTAAACACGTCGCTGCTCCTGCCTCCTAGCCTTTGCTATTGCCGAGTCCTGCCCCTGGCATTCTGGTCCTTTCTTCACCTTGCTAACATCTCCTCACCCTTCAAAACTCAGCTTTAGGTGTCCTCTCCAGAAAGCCCTTCCCTGACTTTGCCCAGCCAGGCGGGGTTAGGTGCCCCTCCCCCGAGATTACATAATCCAGTCCTATTCCTGCTCTGAACCCATGTCTCGGGCAGGAACGGTATCTTATTTCTGCTCCAGCACAATTTTTTTAGGTCATCACTCTATGCTCGTTAGAGCTAACATTAGGGCTTGCTCTTTGCTAGGTACCGGCGGAAGACTGGACGTGATcaatgtcatttaatcctcactgtgagctatgtgtttgtattattcttactttaaagaaaaagaggtcaaggcccagagaggtcaagttGCTCAAGCACCCAAGAAAGACAGGATTTAagtccaggcagtctgactccagagcccgaGCTCTTAACCACTGAAAGTACATGGAATGAATGAGAAAACCAGCGAATGAGATAGTGGATGCGGGCCCAGCAATCCAGTGAGGCTGCCTGTGGGAGTTGGTTTTTGGACCAGAGATGAGGGCCATGGCTTGGTTGTAAGGAACAAGGGAAGGGCCTCTCTGAGGGCCTGGATCCAAGATGGATTGTGTAAGAGAAACATCACGTCCAATGACCTGCCCAGAGCTTTGAGGGCTCCACACAGGAAAGTCAGGACAACATCATTGCGTGGTGGTAAATGGTCTGGACTGGGAGCCCAAAGGCTGCCTTTCTCTCGGGTCCTGGCTCTGTTGCTGTGTGAACTTAATGGAGTGATGTAACCACTCTGGGCTTCAGTTCTGTCTGTAAAAGGAGCAGATTGGATTAGACGCTCCCCAAGGCtccactcagctctgccattttgcATGTCTGTGACACAGCGAGTggatgaggaaggagggagggcagtTTCTAAGCCCTGAGATGAAGACCCTCTTCAGGCGAGCTGCCTGCTGCATACTCAGAGCCGCGTTCCCAGAAAGCCCGGGAGATCAGCACATTTTCTCTCTAATTAGATAGTGTTAACTTATCAATTTTGAATGAGCTAAGTTTCCATGTACGATGTCCTGAATCGCTCCCCGGAGTGCTCATTAGTCATTTCTCTTGCAGCTGCTGCCTTATTGTTTTTCAGATGCCAGCCGAGGGACCTGGCATTTCCCTTCCCCGAGAATGGGGCACGTGAGGCCAAGCCAGGGACACTGGCACTGGTCAGAGGGGCtgcccaggcctgggggagggcccTCAGCTCTTGACCTTTACCCTGTGTCCCTGCCAGAGCCACTGCCTCACATTAGGTGCCTCAAATCCAGATTCCTCTAGGATTGGGCTATGACCCTGGAGGGCCACAGCTGAACTCAACAAGcacttattaagcacctagtGCACCAGGCACCTTGTGTCTTGAACCTGAAGTGTCTCTAGGCCGGGGAGAGTGGGGTACATATGAAGTCATACTAATATTAATGTCCAAATTGCCATAACTtcagccctcccaccccctcatgGTCTTCCCTGGTGTTTAAGGTGCTTCATAGGATGGGGCTTCATTCATGCTTGCAGTAAGTTGGCTCATAGTCTGCATTTATtcctgcccttccccaccccagggctTGTAATGGGAGCCCTCTAATGCTGCAATCTCTACCACGACCTCCAGGTGGCGATGTGCTCCTATGGTTGAGGCCGCTGGAGGCCTTGCGGGAGAAACTGAGGTGGCGCTTCCAAGGGCGGGTGCAATTTTCTCTCTCCTGAGGCATGGGGCACAGGCCTGAGACAAGAGCCTGAGAAGGACCCTGGGCTGCTGATCCCAGGTCCTGCGCACAGGCTGGGAAGGGGAGAAGCAGGAATGTTCTCTCTagttccttcctttctctgcccAACACACCAGGAAGCCAGGTGCTGATGTGAAAATTCTGAGAAACCCAGAaaactcaggggaaaaaaatcccgcATTTCTCTCCCTATAATTTTCCAGGCATTCACATCTTTAAATATACTAACCAtgatttctttcaacaaaaaatgAGACATGCATAATGCATCACATGTTCTTAAAATACCCAGATGACTTCACACTGGTAAAGGAGGCTTAAAAAAATTGTATGGCATAGATTTTGATTTTCTCCCCAGAAGCTTTCTCTTAGTGGAGAAATCCTGCTTCTCCCCGCCTGGCCTGCTTCCCTTGCTGTCCTCTCCTCTGCCCTGTCTTTGCCTTCCGCCCTCCCTCCTATGTGTCAAGtttctctgtccccttctctgCAAGGAAAGAGAACCGGGAACTGCTTTATTTGGCAGTTCTGCCTCTCATCTGCCGCTGTTTGCCTCTTGTCTTTGAGTGTGCGAAAGTTTCTTCCTCCGCGTGTGGATCTGTCTTCCTCTCTGAGGTTTTTTTAGCTTCTCTCcttctgttggattctgtctgtgagtctgtctctccTCACATCTTTCTCACCTGCACCTGGCTCCTCCCCTCCCAGACGGGTCTCTCCTCTTCCGGATCCCCTGCTCAGCCCAGGTTCTGGCAGGGCAGGATGCGGAGGGCCTCTGTGCCCATGCAGTGGCTGCTCTTCCAGCTTCTACCCTTCCTACTACACAGGAAGTTCCTCTTCTAGGAAGAGAAAGCCCTTCTCTCCACCCCTGCAGGCCCTGGAGGGCTTTTGGCAGTGGGACTCACTGCATGAAGCTGTCCCTTCCTCTTATCCTAGTGACCCAATCAACATCTCATCTGATCCTCCCAATCTCCCCTTGAGGCTGATCTGGTTACCCCCACTTTACAGCTGAGAGGAATTCTGGCTCAGACAGTGAAGTGACTGCCTGGAGGTCACACAGGTAAGaaggggtggagctgggattgAACTTCTGATTTACCCTCATCTCACTTGCTGTCACCAGGTCCAGTGGACAGAGCTCTGAGCTGGTTCTTGGGAGACCTGGGGTCTCGGTCCTGGCTCTGTTTCCAATCGGGCAGCTCATCTTTCTCGTTTGGGGTTGACTTCTCCCCACCACGCAGTGGGAAAATACCCCTCTCTGCCCTGCCAACCTTACAGGTTATCACGGATATCAAATGATATTGCATCCGTGGGGTGGGGACGTGCTTGAATAACATCGTGTGGGAACCCAAGGGTCCAGAGCATGCCCAGTCCCCTCGCTGGGAACCTGAGCTCAGAGGTCAATGGCCACGTCGTTCTGTCCAGGGTTGAGCCCACACAGGTCTGACCCCAGGTTTGGGGGAGAGTCAGGGTGAGGGCCCCTGGGTTTAAGGTGTAAAAATCTCTTCTGTTGTCACAGGATACTGGTGGGGAGTGTCATTTACAGGATCCAGTCCTGCGTTCTTTATCTGAAGGGCCTTTGGGGTTCAGAGATCCCCTGGAAATTGCACACACAATTTTCTGTATCTGGGAAAGAGAATCCATCTCTTTCATTAGATTCCCAGAGAGGTCCTCAGCCTGCAAGAGGCTTGGGCAGTGATTTACATCTCCACAGTTTGTGGGTAGGTGGAGGTGCAGAGACTAGAAGAGGCTTGTCCCTGGTCACCCGACTCCCAGGTGTCCTCAGGGAAGTGGTGTCACCCAACAGTTGAGAGCTCGGCCTTGAGTCAGACCTGCTGCCTCTCCTGGGCTGTGCTGCTTTGGGCTCGTCACTCAACTTCTCTGGCCTCAGAGCCCCTAAGGATGACCTAGAGAGAGATGACAATCACAGCCACCTTCTGCGGTTATCATGTGTGGATATGTATTCCCAGGGCGTGGGAAGCTCTTCATAGAGATTGGGTGGGAGAGTGGCAGTCAGAGGGCTACCCTTTCTGAGCTTGATGGACTAGCTCCTCCTTAGTCCCCATGAGCGGTCACGATTTGCTTAGCTCATTTTCTGGT carries:
- the MUL1 gene encoding mitochondrial ubiquitin ligase activator of NFKB 1, with the translated sequence MESGGRPSLGQFILLGTSSVVTAVLYSLYRQKAQVARELKGAKRIHLGEDLKSILSEAPGKCVPYAVIEGAVRSVKETLNSQFVENCKGVIQRLTLQEHKMVWNRTTHLWNDCSKIIHQRTNVVPFDLVPHEDGVDVAVRVLKPLDSLDLGLETVYEKFHPSVQSFTDVIGHYISGERPKGVQETEEMLKVGATLTGVGELVLDSNSIRLQPPKQGMQYYLSSQDFDSLLQRQESSVRLWKVLTLVFGFATCATLFFILRKQYVQRRERLRLQQMEEEFREHEAQLLSRANPEDRESLKNACVVCLSSLRSCVFLECGHVCSCAECYRALPEPKRCPICRQAITRVIPLYNS